A single window of Archangium gephyra DNA harbors:
- the era gene encoding GTPase Era, translating to MAPQQTHRSGFAALIGRPNVGKSTLLNQLTGEKLAIVSPKPQTTRNRILGVVTRPEGQVAFLDTPGIHQAKGELNRFMVDVALQAVDDVDLVLFVVEPGGLAEKPEVSPGNRFILERLQKAGKPTFLVINKIDTVLKPVLLPLIELYRKEFPFAEVVPISAKDDDGVEQLFQAVLQHMPEGDPLFPEDVLTDQAEKTLVAEYIREQVLRHCRQEIPYSTAVLVDFFDESEREPPPGTPPGKLAGLIRIAASIYVERDSQKAIIIGKQGQMLKTIGTDARKAIQRLLGAHVYLSLRVRVEARWSERPEGLKKLGYE from the coding sequence ATGGCTCCTCAGCAGACACACCGCAGCGGGTTCGCCGCGCTCATTGGCCGTCCGAACGTGGGCAAGAGCACGCTGCTCAATCAACTGACAGGCGAGAAGCTCGCCATCGTCTCCCCCAAGCCGCAGACCACCCGGAACCGGATTCTGGGCGTGGTGACGCGGCCGGAGGGGCAGGTGGCCTTCCTCGACACGCCCGGCATCCACCAGGCCAAGGGCGAGCTCAACCGTTTCATGGTGGACGTGGCCCTGCAGGCGGTGGACGACGTGGACCTGGTCCTCTTCGTCGTCGAGCCCGGCGGCCTCGCGGAGAAACCCGAGGTGAGCCCGGGCAACCGGTTCATCCTCGAGCGGCTGCAGAAGGCGGGCAAGCCCACCTTCCTGGTCATCAACAAGATCGACACCGTGCTCAAGCCGGTGCTGCTGCCGCTCATCGAGCTGTACCGAAAGGAGTTCCCCTTCGCCGAGGTGGTCCCCATCTCCGCGAAGGATGACGACGGCGTGGAACAGCTCTTCCAGGCGGTGCTCCAGCACATGCCCGAGGGCGATCCACTCTTCCCCGAGGATGTGCTGACGGACCAGGCGGAGAAGACGCTGGTGGCCGAGTACATCCGCGAGCAGGTGCTGCGTCACTGCCGGCAGGAGATTCCGTACTCCACGGCGGTGCTGGTGGACTTCTTCGACGAGTCCGAGCGCGAGCCACCGCCTGGAACGCCCCCGGGCAAGCTCGCGGGCCTCATCCGGATTGCCGCCTCCATCTACGTGGAGCGTGACAGCCAGAAGGCCATCATCATCGGGAAGCAGGGGCAGATGCTGAAGACGATCGGGACGGACGCGCGCAAGGCCATCCAGCGGTTGCTGGGGGCGCACGTGTACCTCTCGCTACGGGTCCGGGTGGAGGCTCGCTGGAGCGAGCGTCCCGAGGGCCTCAAGAAGCTGGGTTACGAGTAG
- the der gene encoding ribosome biogenesis GTPase Der, which yields MKPLVAIVGRPNVGKSTLFNRLARRRIALVEDQPGVTRDRHYWDVDYDGRDITIIDTGGFVPGEKDSLLQQVREQAQLAVEECDAIIFVTDARVGLTSADQDVAHYLRQSGKPVVVAANKLDSESGTLQALAGEFFRLGLGEVFPISAEHGLGVGTMMETVMGKLPPLSPEELAAREQAAKAEEAAEAGETGAEGEETPPAEEEDRPIRVAIIGRPNVGKSTLVNALLKEKRVVASEIPGTTRDPIDSELTYKDRKVILTDTAGIRRKKTIAHRVEKFSVVAALKSMERSDVAVLLMDATEPAVDQDAKLAGIAEEKGRALVIVVNKWDLISTDKRKQELFREDLKHALKFVHYAPIVFTSALTGSKVEKVLELAVELAVQFRYRAPTPQLNRLLEHMSDNHPAPIVGRGPLRLYYMAQVGTAPPTFAITCNRPDGVPDMYKRYITNQLRGTFDLRVPIRLLFRDRPGQAKRAARKRPKLAGKSKH from the coding sequence ATGAAGCCTCTGGTCGCTATCGTGGGTCGCCCCAACGTGGGCAAGTCCACGCTCTTCAATCGCCTCGCCAGGCGCCGTATCGCCCTGGTGGAGGACCAACCCGGAGTCACCCGAGACCGGCATTACTGGGACGTGGACTATGACGGCCGGGACATCACCATCATCGACACGGGCGGTTTCGTGCCCGGGGAGAAGGACTCCCTGCTGCAGCAGGTGCGCGAGCAGGCGCAGCTGGCGGTGGAGGAGTGTGATGCCATCATCTTCGTGACGGACGCCCGGGTCGGTCTGACCTCGGCGGACCAGGACGTGGCCCACTACCTGCGCCAGAGCGGCAAGCCGGTGGTGGTGGCCGCCAACAAGCTGGACAGCGAGTCGGGCACCCTGCAGGCCCTCGCCGGCGAGTTCTTCAGGCTCGGACTGGGCGAGGTGTTCCCCATCTCGGCCGAGCACGGCCTGGGGGTGGGAACGATGATGGAGACGGTGATGGGCAAGCTGCCCCCGCTGTCTCCGGAGGAGCTCGCGGCCCGCGAGCAGGCCGCCAAGGCGGAGGAAGCCGCGGAGGCCGGGGAGACGGGCGCCGAGGGCGAGGAGACCCCGCCCGCCGAGGAGGAGGATCGTCCCATCCGGGTGGCCATTATTGGCCGGCCGAACGTGGGCAAGAGCACCCTGGTCAACGCGCTGCTGAAGGAGAAGCGGGTGGTGGCCAGCGAGATTCCGGGCACCACGCGGGATCCGATCGACTCGGAGCTGACGTACAAGGACCGCAAGGTCATCCTCACGGACACGGCCGGTATCCGGCGCAAGAAGACGATCGCGCACCGGGTGGAGAAGTTCTCGGTGGTGGCGGCGCTGAAGTCCATGGAGCGCAGCGACGTGGCGGTGCTGTTGATGGACGCCACGGAGCCCGCGGTGGATCAGGACGCGAAGCTGGCCGGCATCGCCGAGGAGAAGGGCCGCGCGCTGGTCATCGTGGTGAACAAGTGGGATCTGATCAGCACGGACAAGCGCAAGCAGGAGCTGTTCCGTGAGGATCTCAAGCACGCGCTGAAGTTCGTGCATTATGCGCCCATCGTGTTCACCTCGGCGCTGACGGGCTCCAAGGTGGAGAAGGTGCTGGAGCTGGCGGTGGAGCTGGCGGTCCAGTTCCGCTACCGGGCGCCCACGCCGCAGCTCAACCGGCTCCTGGAGCACATGTCGGACAACCACCCGGCACCCATCGTGGGCCGGGGTCCGTTGCGGTTGTACTACATGGCCCAGGTGGGGACGGCGCCTCCCACGTTCGCCATCACCTGCAACCGGCCGGACGGTGTACCGGACATGTACAAGCGGTACATCACCAACCAGCTGCGGGGGACCTTTGACCTGCGGGTGCCCATCCGGCTGCTGTTCCGGGATCGCCCGGGCCAGGCCAAGCGCGCGGCGCGCAAGCGGCCCAAGCTGGCCGGGAAGTCCAAGCATTAA
- a CDS encoding tetratricopeptide repeat protein: MAEKSEKMTKQELSAPDAFQLYGAEASDWLMKRSQIISTVAVVLVVGGLIAALVQYFNNRSEEAAAKQLGQTLESLERPVVEGVPLQPAAGELPPFKSEKERDETTVTELTKFRTDHKGTDAALTAALPLGKAQYRLGNYDGAVATFGEYTKDAPKSSPLLTAAYEGQGYAQEAKGQLDQALESFKQMSKAEASGEFMQGMGQYHQARILVAQGKKDEAAQLLADLKASQGNAAAGRLATERLAVLAAQGVKVPEPTPAATQKPDAG; this comes from the coding sequence GTGGCCGAGAAGTCCGAGAAGATGACGAAGCAGGAGCTCAGCGCTCCCGATGCCTTCCAGCTGTACGGCGCCGAGGCGAGTGACTGGCTGATGAAGCGCAGCCAGATCATCAGCACCGTGGCGGTCGTACTCGTCGTGGGCGGGTTGATCGCCGCGCTGGTGCAGTACTTCAACAACCGGAGCGAGGAGGCGGCGGCCAAGCAGCTCGGCCAGACGCTGGAGTCGCTGGAGCGTCCGGTGGTGGAGGGCGTGCCCCTGCAGCCGGCGGCGGGTGAGCTGCCCCCCTTCAAGTCCGAGAAGGAGCGGGACGAGACGACCGTGACGGAGCTCACGAAGTTCCGGACGGACCACAAGGGCACGGACGCCGCGCTGACGGCGGCGCTGCCGCTGGGCAAGGCCCAGTACCGTCTGGGCAACTACGACGGGGCGGTGGCCACCTTCGGGGAGTACACGAAGGATGCCCCCAAGAGCTCGCCGCTGCTGACGGCGGCCTACGAGGGTCAGGGCTACGCCCAGGAGGCCAAGGGGCAGCTGGATCAGGCGCTCGAGTCCTTCAAGCAGATGTCGAAGGCGGAGGCCTCCGGCGAGTTCATGCAGGGCATGGGGCAGTACCACCAGGCCCGCATCCTCGTGGCGCAGGGCAAGAAGGACGAGGCGGCGCAGCTGCTGGCGGACCTGAAGGCCTCGCAGGGCAACGCGGCCGCGGGGCGGCTGGCCACGGAGCGGCTGGCGGTGCTGGCGGCGCAGGGCGTGAAGGTGCCCGAGCCGACGCCCGCGGCCACCCAGAAGCCGGACGCGGGGTGA
- a CDS encoding PQQ-binding-like beta-propeller repeat protein, which yields MRTASGWKRWVGGLAAAGLLGACTTVPVYGNPVTAGPVQPPHHFFTVDWWRHLVSPTLLEYAPREHAQPAYDAKNERVLTLTRDGLVRSFDAEGTELWRYTVGNRFYAGATVEDGIAYVPGTDGVLHALDAKTGALKWKYVAGEALATAPVLAGDLVLVASQSDTLFAVKRATGELAWLYRRDPPAGFTIHRASSPAVRGQAAWVGFSDGTLVSLDLDDGGVRWEKALAPPGGVTQFVDVDTSPVLDESGHVYAASYAGGLYALDAETGDVVWNSVAQGITSLLMHGNVLVATGDDRLDAYLGDSGKLLWSQTLEERAGMEPVLVKGMLLVPAQRSLLFVDPRTGQSRLAWNPGEGISAPPRVVGGKMYVLSNNGYLYSLRLDGRSG from the coding sequence ATGCGCACCGCGAGCGGGTGGAAGCGTTGGGTGGGTGGGCTCGCGGCGGCGGGTCTGCTGGGGGCCTGCACCACGGTCCCGGTGTACGGCAACCCGGTCACCGCCGGGCCGGTGCAGCCTCCCCACCACTTCTTCACGGTGGACTGGTGGAGGCACCTCGTCAGCCCCACGCTGCTCGAGTACGCCCCGCGCGAGCACGCGCAGCCGGCGTATGACGCGAAGAACGAGCGCGTCCTCACGCTCACCCGGGACGGCCTGGTCCGCAGCTTCGACGCGGAGGGCACGGAGCTGTGGCGGTACACGGTGGGCAACCGCTTCTACGCCGGTGCGACGGTGGAGGACGGCATCGCCTACGTGCCGGGCACCGACGGCGTGCTGCACGCGCTGGACGCGAAGACGGGCGCGCTCAAGTGGAAGTACGTGGCGGGCGAGGCGCTGGCGACGGCGCCGGTGCTCGCGGGCGACCTGGTGCTGGTGGCCTCGCAGAGCGACACCCTGTTCGCGGTGAAGCGGGCCACGGGCGAGCTGGCGTGGCTGTACCGGAGGGATCCTCCCGCGGGCTTCACCATCCACCGGGCGTCCTCGCCGGCGGTGCGCGGGCAGGCGGCCTGGGTGGGATTCTCCGACGGCACGCTGGTGTCGTTGGATCTGGATGACGGCGGTGTGCGCTGGGAGAAGGCCCTGGCGCCGCCGGGCGGTGTCACGCAGTTCGTGGACGTGGACACCTCGCCGGTGCTGGACGAGTCGGGCCATGTCTACGCGGCCTCGTACGCCGGTGGCCTCTACGCGCTCGACGCCGAGACGGGTGACGTGGTGTGGAACTCGGTGGCCCAGGGCATCACCTCGCTGCTGATGCACGGCAACGTGCTGGTGGCCACGGGGGATGACCGCCTGGATGCCTACCTGGGTGACAGCGGAAAGCTCCTCTGGTCGCAAACCCTGGAGGAAAGGGCCGGGATGGAGCCGGTGTTGGTCAAGGGGATGCTCCTGGTGCCCGCACAGCGCTCGTTGCTCTTCGTGGATCCGCGCACGGGCCAGTCGCGCCTGGCGTGGAACCCGGGAGAGGGAATCTCGGCGCCACCCCGGGTGGTGGGCGGCAAGATGTACGTGCTGTCCAACAACGGCTACCTGTACTCCCTCCGGCTGGATGGGAGGAGCGGTTGA
- a CDS encoding (deoxy)nucleoside triphosphate pyrophosphohydrolase, whose amino-acid sequence MTQGAAKRTVRVVAALIPQPGDDSRFLVQQRLPGGSRGLLWEFPGGKVEPGESEPEALARECREELDVRLLVGRRLWAGRHEYSDLTVELVLYIARLESGEPKTLGANALAWLTPAEMLALPFCEADIPPLEDLVAGRLGPLG is encoded by the coding sequence TTGACGCAGGGGGCCGCGAAGCGGACGGTCCGTGTGGTGGCCGCCCTGATTCCCCAGCCTGGGGATGACTCGCGGTTCCTGGTGCAGCAGCGGCTGCCGGGCGGGAGCCGGGGGCTCCTCTGGGAGTTTCCGGGCGGCAAGGTGGAGCCCGGGGAGTCCGAGCCGGAGGCACTGGCTCGGGAGTGCCGGGAGGAGCTGGATGTGCGGCTCCTCGTGGGGAGGCGGCTATGGGCGGGGAGACACGAGTATTCGGACCTGACGGTGGAGCTGGTGCTGTACATAGCCCGGCTGGAGTCGGGGGAGCCGAAGACGCTGGGGGCCAACGCGCTGGCGTGGCTGACGCCGGCGGAGATGCTGGCGCTACCGTTCTGCGAGGCGGACATCCCGCCCCTGGAGGACCTGGTGGCGGGCAGGCTGGGTCCGCTGGGCTGA
- a CDS encoding ribonuclease H-like domain-containing protein has translation MLRRTFQLIPGVGPWKEKDLWARGIHTWDDFPDNGSVLGQKLDEGARRRLALAREALERRDLKGLAAMVPPREHWRLYPEFARDAVYFDIETDGKQEQAPTVVALFDDAGLRVFIQGRNMDELPEAMAERRLWVTFNGSCFDVPVLREYFGKRFPTPDAHIDLRFVCRRLGMGGGLKEIEDKLGLGRPPHMKGVNGWDAVLLWRAYLARGDVEALRFLVEYNLYDSFQLRSLMDKAYNRALDDLNLDAEPRVPVFERGEVLYDVSRLIMELGPTQRDLRVLERVRAQDRDLHQD, from the coding sequence ATGCTGCGGCGCACCTTCCAGCTCATTCCGGGCGTGGGTCCCTGGAAGGAGAAGGACCTGTGGGCCCGGGGCATCCACACCTGGGATGACTTTCCGGACAACGGCTCGGTGCTCGGCCAGAAGCTGGACGAGGGCGCCCGCCGGCGGCTGGCGCTGGCGCGCGAGGCCCTCGAGCGGCGCGACCTGAAGGGGCTGGCCGCCATGGTGCCGCCGCGGGAGCACTGGCGGCTGTACCCCGAGTTCGCGCGCGACGCGGTCTACTTCGACATTGAAACGGACGGAAAGCAGGAGCAGGCGCCCACGGTGGTGGCCCTGTTCGATGACGCGGGCCTGCGCGTTTTCATCCAGGGCCGCAACATGGACGAGCTGCCGGAGGCCATGGCGGAGCGGCGGCTGTGGGTGACGTTCAACGGCTCGTGCTTCGACGTGCCGGTGCTGCGCGAGTACTTCGGCAAGCGCTTCCCGACGCCGGACGCACACATTGATTTGCGCTTCGTGTGCCGGCGGCTGGGGATGGGCGGGGGGCTGAAGGAGATCGAGGACAAGCTGGGGCTGGGGCGGCCGCCGCACATGAAGGGCGTGAACGGGTGGGACGCGGTGCTGCTGTGGCGCGCGTACCTGGCGCGTGGGGACGTGGAGGCCCTGCGCTTCCTGGTGGAGTACAACCTCTATGACTCGTTCCAGCTCCGGTCCCTGATGGACAAGGCCTACAACCGGGCCCTGGACGATCTGAACCTGGACGCCGAGCCGCGGGTGCCGGTGTTCGAGCGGGGCGAGGTCCTCTACGACGTGAGCCGGCTCATCATGGAGCTGGGGCCCACGCAGAGGGACTTGAGGGTGCTCGAGCGGGTGCGCGCCCAGGATCGGGATCTCCACCAGGACTGA
- a CDS encoding serine/threonine-protein kinase — translation MSIDRPESSNHPRLLFSVDGTRYELVRKLGRRSNGELLLARRRYAKGPAGSVIIKRLSRPVSETQKQRLKEEVQLAYRLDHPGIAKVYQLVLHGGLPYVVMEYVEGRSLETVLSVTAMRQRPMSEAFVCHVVSEVADALHHAHTRTDEHGRPLGIVHRDVNPENIRVGSSGEVKLVDFGVAYSLLPGREATTAHVLRGDIAYASPERMRLERVDHRSDLFSLGLVMLELLTGKHLFDLEDVEQAVQASGPVSATVTEAHCEEPSWVPIAQMAARIQRFGPEDVERATQGISVPLRAVVHRALRREPAERYQSGLELRDALREFLVVRGRSYGRPEAAREVLVAVKEAELLRESADVLEPDVFPEAAPRREEH, via the coding sequence GTGTCCATCGACAGGCCCGAGTCCTCGAACCATCCCCGGTTGCTTTTTTCCGTGGATGGGACCCGTTACGAGCTCGTCCGCAAGTTGGGACGGCGCAGCAATGGGGAGCTGCTGCTCGCCCGGCGCCGGTACGCGAAGGGGCCCGCCGGCTCCGTGATCATCAAGCGGCTGTCGCGGCCGGTCAGTGAGACGCAGAAGCAACGGCTGAAGGAAGAGGTCCAGCTGGCGTACCGGCTGGACCATCCGGGCATCGCCAAGGTGTACCAGTTGGTGCTGCACGGGGGTCTGCCCTACGTGGTGATGGAGTACGTGGAGGGCCGCTCCCTGGAGACGGTGTTGAGCGTCACGGCCATGCGGCAGCGGCCCATGTCCGAGGCCTTCGTGTGCCACGTGGTCTCCGAGGTCGCGGATGCGCTCCACCATGCCCACACGCGGACGGACGAGCACGGACGGCCCCTGGGAATCGTCCACCGGGACGTCAACCCGGAGAACATCCGGGTGGGCAGCAGCGGCGAGGTGAAGCTGGTGGACTTCGGCGTGGCGTACTCGTTGCTGCCCGGGCGCGAGGCCACCACGGCCCATGTGCTGCGCGGGGACATCGCCTATGCGTCCCCCGAGCGCATGCGCCTGGAGAGGGTGGATCACCGCTCGGATCTGTTCTCGCTGGGGCTGGTGATGCTGGAGCTGCTCACGGGCAAGCACCTGTTCGATCTGGAAGACGTGGAGCAGGCGGTCCAGGCGTCCGGGCCGGTGTCCGCCACGGTGACCGAGGCGCACTGCGAGGAGCCCAGCTGGGTTCCCATCGCGCAGATGGCGGCACGCATCCAGCGTTTTGGACCGGAGGACGTGGAGCGGGCCACCCAGGGGATTTCAGTACCCTTGAGGGCCGTGGTGCACCGGGCGCTGCGGCGCGAGCCGGCCGAGCGCTACCAGTCCGGCCTGGAGCTGCGGGATGCGCTCCGGGAGTTCCTCGTGGTGCGGGGGCGCTCGTACGGGCGCCCGGAGGCGGCGCGGGAGGTGCTCGTGGCCGTGAAGGAAGCGGAGCTGCTGCGCGAGTCCGCGGACGTCCTGGAGCCGGATGTGTTCCCGGAGGCGGCGCCTCGGCGCGAGGAGCACTGA
- a CDS encoding S46 family peptidase, which produces MKRLLIVASLLGAAPALADEGMWTYNNFPAAKVKEKYGFEPSQDWLDKVRLASAKFGGGCSSSFVSPDGLVMTNHHCARGCIQQLSTAKKDFIANGFYAKTQAEELQCPALELSQLVEITDVTDQLNTATKGLTGKSYADTLKAEMAKLEQACTKGAPDVRCDVVTLYQGGKYNLYRYQRYQDVRLVFAPEHAIAFFGGDPDNFEFPRYDLDVTFVRAYAKDGKPAKSPNYFKWSDKGVKEGDLTFVSGNPGRTSRGLTVAQLEYLRDTGLPKQLFKLSEIRGMVSEFQNRGPEQKRISSNLLFGVENGLKSTKGKHEQLVDKAFFAQKVAAEQELRAKVNADPKMKAKYGNAWDEIARAQEAFRNMRKEYENVENGFNSQLFYVARTLVRAADERAKPDTERLRGYNEANLRSLENQLMSKAPVYPELEIAQLTFALTKIREELGPDHAFVKKVLGKESPASLATRVIKGSKLADLKLREQLYKGGKQAIEASKDPMIQLAALVDPDGRAIRKTYEEQVEAVIRKNSELVAQAKFEVYGTGIYPDATGTLRLSFGSVKGYTEDGKTVAPITAMGNTFDRHTGEEPFALPKSWLAAQKDLTASTPMNFVTTNDIIGGNSGSPVINKDAEVVGLVFDGNIQSLGGDYGFDESVNRTVAVHSEALIEALKKVYKADRVLEELRPGSTPTVKASPSL; this is translated from the coding sequence ATGAAGCGTCTTCTCATCGTGGCCTCCCTGCTCGGCGCCGCCCCCGCGCTCGCCGATGAGGGCATGTGGACCTACAACAACTTCCCCGCCGCCAAGGTCAAGGAGAAGTACGGATTCGAGCCCTCCCAGGACTGGCTCGACAAGGTCCGTCTGGCCTCGGCCAAGTTCGGCGGCGGTTGCTCGTCCAGCTTCGTCTCCCCGGACGGCCTGGTGATGACCAATCACCACTGCGCCCGTGGCTGCATCCAGCAGCTGTCCACCGCCAAGAAGGACTTCATCGCCAACGGCTTCTACGCCAAGACCCAGGCCGAGGAGCTCCAGTGCCCGGCCCTCGAGCTCAGCCAGCTCGTCGAGATCACCGACGTCACGGACCAGCTCAACACCGCCACCAAGGGCCTCACCGGCAAGTCCTACGCCGACACCCTCAAGGCCGAGATGGCCAAGCTCGAGCAGGCCTGCACCAAGGGCGCCCCGGACGTGCGCTGTGACGTGGTGACGCTCTACCAGGGCGGCAAGTACAACCTCTACCGCTACCAGCGCTACCAGGACGTGCGGCTCGTGTTCGCCCCCGAGCACGCCATCGCCTTCTTCGGCGGTGACCCGGACAACTTCGAGTTCCCCCGGTACGACCTGGACGTCACCTTCGTGCGCGCCTACGCCAAGGACGGCAAGCCCGCCAAGAGCCCCAACTACTTCAAGTGGTCCGACAAGGGCGTCAAGGAAGGCGATCTCACCTTCGTCTCCGGCAACCCGGGACGCACCTCGCGCGGCCTGACGGTGGCGCAGCTCGAGTACCTGCGCGACACCGGCCTGCCCAAGCAGCTCTTCAAGCTGTCGGAGATCCGCGGAATGGTCTCCGAGTTCCAGAACCGCGGCCCCGAGCAGAAGCGCATCTCCAGCAACCTGCTCTTCGGCGTGGAGAACGGCCTCAAGTCCACCAAGGGCAAGCACGAGCAGCTGGTCGACAAGGCCTTCTTCGCCCAGAAGGTCGCCGCCGAGCAGGAGCTGCGCGCCAAGGTCAACGCGGACCCGAAGATGAAGGCGAAGTACGGCAACGCCTGGGATGAGATCGCCCGCGCCCAGGAGGCCTTCCGCAACATGCGCAAGGAGTACGAGAACGTCGAGAACGGCTTCAACTCGCAGCTCTTCTACGTGGCCCGCACCCTGGTGCGCGCCGCCGACGAGCGCGCCAAGCCGGACACCGAGCGCCTGCGCGGCTACAACGAGGCCAACCTGCGTTCGCTCGAGAACCAGCTGATGAGCAAGGCCCCCGTCTATCCCGAGCTGGAGATCGCCCAGCTGACGTTCGCCCTCACGAAGATCCGCGAGGAGCTGGGTCCGGATCACGCCTTCGTGAAGAAGGTGCTCGGCAAGGAGTCCCCCGCGTCGCTGGCCACCCGCGTCATCAAGGGCTCGAAGCTGGCCGACCTCAAGCTGCGTGAGCAGCTCTACAAGGGCGGCAAGCAGGCCATCGAGGCCTCCAAGGATCCGATGATCCAGCTGGCGGCCCTGGTGGACCCGGACGGCCGCGCCATCCGCAAGACGTACGAGGAGCAGGTCGAGGCCGTCATCCGCAAGAACAGCGAGCTGGTGGCCCAGGCGAAGTTCGAGGTCTACGGCACCGGCATCTACCCGGACGCCACGGGCACGCTGCGCCTGTCCTTCGGCTCCGTGAAGGGCTACACCGAGGACGGCAAGACGGTGGCCCCCATCACCGCCATGGGCAACACCTTCGATCGCCACACCGGTGAGGAGCCGTTCGCCCTGCCCAAGAGCTGGCTCGCCGCGCAGAAGGATCTGACGGCCTCCACCCCGATGAACTTCGTCACCACCAACGACATCATCGGCGGCAACTCGGGCTCGCCCGTCATCAACAAGGACGCCGAGGTCGTCGGCCTGGTGTTCGACGGCAACATCCAGTCGCTCGGCGGTGACTACGGCTTCGACGAGAGCGTCAACCGCACCGTCGCCGTCCACAGCGAGGCCCTCATCGAGGCGCTCAAGAAGGTCTACAAGGCCGACCGCGTCCTCGAGGAGCTGCGCCCGGGCTCCACGCCCACCGTGAAGGCCAGCCCCAGCCTGTAG